One Engystomops pustulosus chromosome 11, aEngPut4.maternal, whole genome shotgun sequence DNA window includes the following coding sequences:
- the BORCS7 gene encoding BLOC-1-related complex subunit 7 isoform X1, giving the protein MGLCHNNGADLLTWSCRDPAVRCPTRIRVCRNSLRSCPRVPASVASAPRSAGVHLLLPGASAVLRMEREVVAKMAASADGQTKYGQSVKGLLTEKVSTCGADVIALTKQVLKGSRSSELLGHAARNMVMQEDAILHSEDSLRKMAIITTHLQYQQEAIQKNVEQSSNLQDQLRHLLK; this is encoded by the exons ATGGGCCTTTGccacaacaatggggcagatttacttacctggtcctgtcgcgatcctgcggtgcgttgtccgacaaggattcgggtctgccgcaattcactaagatcgtgcccccgagttcctgcatccgtcgcttctgcgccgaggtccgccggagttcacctgcttcttcctggtgcat CTGCTGTACTAAGGATGGAGAGAGAAGTTGTAGCTAAGATGGCAGCCTCTGCGGATGGCCAGACCAAATACGGGCAGTCTGTGAAAGGGCTCCTCACCGAAAAAGTCAGTACATGCGGTGCTGATGTGATCGCGCTCACCAAACAAGTGCTGAAAGGATCCCGCAGTTCGGAA cttcttggaCATGCAGCAAGAAACATGGTGATGCAAGAAGATGCCATTTTACATTCGGAAGAT AGCCTGAGAAAAATGGCAATTATAACAACTCATCTACAGTACCA GCAAGAAGCCATCCAGAAGAA CGTTGAGCAGTCATCAAATCTTCAGGATCAGCTGAGGCATCTGTTAAAGTGA
- the BORCS7 gene encoding BLOC-1-related complex subunit 7 isoform X3: MEREVVAKMAASADGQTKYGQSVKGLLTEKVSTCGADVIALTKQVLKGSRSSELLGHAARNMVMQEDAILHSEDSLRKMAIITTHLQYQQEAIQKNVEQSSNLQDQLRHLLK; this comes from the exons ATGGAGAGAGAAGTTGTAGCTAAGATGGCAGCCTCTGCGGATGGCCAGACCAAATACGGGCAGTCTGTGAAAGGGCTCCTCACCGAAAAAGTCAGTACATGCGGTGCTGATGTGATCGCGCTCACCAAACAAGTGCTGAAAGGATCCCGCAGTTCGGAA cttcttggaCATGCAGCAAGAAACATGGTGATGCAAGAAGATGCCATTTTACATTCGGAAGAT AGCCTGAGAAAAATGGCAATTATAACAACTCATCTACAGTACCA GCAAGAAGCCATCCAGAAGAA CGTTGAGCAGTCATCAAATCTTCAGGATCAGCTGAGGCATCTGTTAAAGTGA